A region of the Calditerricola satsumensis genome:
AGCAATGCGCACATCCCCAAACGGCGTGCGTTGGTCAACGGTCAGCGGCGGCGCCGCCCGGCGGAAGGCCAGGTACAAAAACCGCGCGCTGGCCAAAAAGAGGAGGAGCATCGCGGCGCCCAGGACCGCCCGCGTGGCATCGCCGTCGGCCCACGGAACAAGGCGCTGGAAGACGATCGGATGGAGCCACATCGCGAGGGCGAACACGAGAAGGCTCAGCACGGCCACCGCCAGGCTGAACAGCCCCAACAGGAATCGGTCGACTCCGCGCACCAACCACCTGTCCCTCCCCAGCGAAAAATCCCCCTGTCGAGCAGGGGGTTACCGAACACGGGGCTCCTCCGCCCCTTCACGCTCCGCATCCTTCAGCTGCACGTCGACCACGTGCACGTTTACTTCGGTGACCGTCAGCCCGGTCATGTTCTCGATCGCCGCGCGCACGTTTTCCTGGATTTCCCTCGCCACATCGGGGATGCGGTACCCGTAGCGCACGACGATGGAGACGCTCACCGCCGCCTCCTTCTCGCCGACCTCCACGTTCACGCCCTTGGCAAAGTTCCTTCTCCGCCCGAGCCGCTCGGCAATGTCGCCGACAAAGCTGCCGCTCATTGCGGCAACCCCTTCCACCTCCGAGGCGGCCAACCCGGCGATCACCTCAATCACTTCCGGTGCAATGGCGATCTTGCCCAATTCCGTCCGTTCCACGCCCGGCACCATCGGTTCCACACGCCACACCTCCCTTGGTCTTCCCATTATAGCAGACTTATTGCCCCGTTCCAATTTCGTCGTCTTCTTCCACGTTGATCGGATACTTTTCGAGAAACTTCGTGTCGACGTTGCCGGCGACAAAGGCCGGATGGGAGAGCACGCGCAAGTGGAACGGGATGGTGGTGTGAATGCCCTC
Encoded here:
- the amaP gene encoding alkaline shock response membrane anchor protein AmaP, which produces MRGVDRFLLGLFSLAVAVLSLLVFALAMWLHPIVFQRLVPWADGDATRAVLGAAMLLLFLASARFLYLAFRRAAPPLTVDQRTPFGDVRIAVDALESLAAAAARRIRGVRELEARVRPSESGTRIALRVSVDGEAPIPDLTQALQAAVKEHVERIAGVTVQDVTVHVAGVAASRVGRVE
- a CDS encoding Asp23/Gls24 family envelope stress response protein; the protein is MEPMVPGVERTELGKIAIAPEVIEVIAGLAASEVEGVAAMSGSFVGDIAERLGRRRNFAKGVNVEVGEKEAAVSVSIVVRYGYRIPDVAREIQENVRAAIENMTGLTVTEVNVHVVDVQLKDAEREGAEEPRVR